The Nitrospira sp. genome contains a region encoding:
- a CDS encoding sulfopyruvate decarboxylase subunit beta, giving the protein MRPEQGTLVSRAQAMAALLELLTNQPVIICNGFPSREAHKIADRPTHFYMIGSMGNAPAIALGVALAKPNKQVVTFDGDGNVLMGMGTLATVGALKPKNFIHVVFDNEVYGTTGNQPTISNVVPLEKVAKAAGYVNVERVLDRDDLVYEFKDMLKKDGPSMLLIKVNEFAEDAGRVVHDPPDITRRFMKAIEG; this is encoded by the coding sequence ATGAGGCCCGAACAAGGCACCTTGGTCAGTCGTGCGCAGGCCATGGCCGCCTTGCTGGAGTTGCTGACGAATCAGCCGGTCATTATCTGCAACGGGTTTCCCTCTCGGGAGGCTCACAAGATCGCGGATCGGCCCACTCATTTCTACATGATCGGTTCTATGGGCAATGCGCCGGCTATCGCACTTGGGGTGGCACTCGCAAAGCCGAATAAACAAGTCGTCACCTTTGACGGCGACGGAAATGTCTTAATGGGCATGGGCACACTCGCGACTGTCGGGGCGTTGAAGCCGAAGAACTTCATTCACGTGGTCTTTGACAATGAAGTGTACGGCACGACCGGGAATCAGCCCACCATCTCCAATGTGGTGCCGCTGGAAAAAGTGGCGAAGGCGGCAGGTTATGTCAATGTCGAGCGGGTCCTCGATCGTGATGATCTGGTCTACGAATTCAAGGACATGCTGAAGAAGGATGGGCCCAGCATGCTGCTCATCAAGGTCAATGAATTTGCGGAGGATGCAGGCCGTGTCGTGCACGATCCGCCGGACATTACTCGCCGGTTTATGAAGGCGATCGAGGGGTAG
- a CDS encoding sulfopyruvate decarboxylase subunit alpha, whose product MIESDVFVQALQDMGVNFFTGVPDSILGGIIAELMTRRLYVPAVREDEAVGMAAGAYMAGRTPAVLMQNSGLGTSLNALISLNLIYQQPCVLIVSWRGQGGKDAPEHLVMGEVMPQLLDTVKIPHRTLTEHTAIEDFRWVAATFMTQRIPVALFITKGVVKGLHP is encoded by the coding sequence GTGATCGAGAGTGACGTGTTCGTACAGGCTCTGCAGGACATGGGAGTAAATTTTTTCACCGGTGTGCCGGATTCGATTCTGGGAGGAATTATCGCGGAGTTGATGACCCGCCGGCTCTATGTCCCTGCGGTCCGGGAGGATGAGGCGGTCGGCATGGCTGCAGGCGCATACATGGCGGGGAGAACTCCGGCTGTGTTAATGCAAAACTCAGGGCTCGGCACCTCCCTGAACGCGCTCATTTCCCTTAATCTGATTTATCAACAACCCTGTGTGCTGATTGTGTCATGGCGGGGCCAGGGGGGGAAGGACGCTCCAGAGCATCTGGTGATGGGAGAAGTGATGCCGCAATTGCTCGATACAGTCAAGATTCCACACCGTACCTTGACGGAACACACAGCGATCGAAGATTTTAGATGGGTTGCGGCGACGTTTATGACTCAGCGGATTCCGGTCGCGCTTTTCATTACGAAGGGTGTGGTGAAGGGGTTGCACCCATGA
- a CDS encoding alanine--glyoxylate aminotransferase family protein, which produces MVLLNPGPVNVSERVRQALLRPDICHREAEFSELLHRIQAKLLKAFVPGAESEYVAVVMTGSGTAAVEAALMSSIPHGRRMLVLNNGVYGERISQIIGLHRLGVSELKYDWTARPDPERLLLALRQHQEVHVVGMVHHETTTGLLNPVHEIAEIVDNQNRVFVLDAVSALAGETLDIAKSHIYMVVGTAGKCIQGFPGVSFVLVRKGFVEKMRSYPKRSWYLHLTHYIDNDGQGTIPFTPAVQVYYAFDEALNELLEEGVPNRIQRYRKMATMIRERMTKLGVKALLPVDRQSNTITAFHLPEGVSYQSLHDRLKQQGYVIYAGQGNLENKIFRVANMGALTEAQFGGFLDAFEQACKAA; this is translated from the coding sequence ATGGTTCTCCTGAATCCTGGGCCGGTGAACGTTTCTGAGCGCGTTCGGCAGGCGCTGCTCAGGCCCGATATCTGTCATCGCGAAGCCGAATTTTCAGAACTGCTCCACCGTATCCAAGCCAAGCTGCTCAAGGCTTTCGTCCCAGGGGCTGAATCCGAGTACGTCGCTGTCGTCATGACGGGGTCGGGAACGGCTGCCGTCGAAGCGGCTTTAATGTCGTCGATCCCGCACGGCCGTCGTATGCTTGTCCTGAACAACGGTGTCTATGGCGAGCGGATATCTCAGATCATCGGGCTTCATCGCCTCGGTGTGAGCGAGTTGAAGTATGACTGGACGGCTCGGCCGGATCCTGAACGGCTGCTGCTTGCCTTACGGCAGCACCAGGAAGTGCACGTTGTCGGCATGGTGCATCACGAAACGACGACCGGACTTCTCAACCCCGTCCACGAGATCGCCGAAATTGTCGATAATCAGAATCGCGTGTTTGTGCTCGATGCGGTGAGTGCGTTGGCCGGCGAGACGCTCGACATCGCCAAATCGCACATCTACATGGTGGTGGGGACGGCCGGCAAATGCATTCAGGGATTCCCGGGCGTGTCCTTTGTGCTGGTGCGGAAGGGCTTCGTCGAAAAAATGCGGTCATATCCGAAGCGGTCTTGGTATCTCCATCTGACGCATTATATTGACAACGACGGCCAAGGCACGATTCCGTTCACCCCGGCGGTACAAGTGTATTATGCGTTCGACGAAGCGCTGAATGAATTGCTCGAAGAAGGTGTGCCGAATCGCATCCAGCGGTACAGGAAGATGGCGACCATGATCCGCGAGCGCATGACCAAGCTTGGTGTGAAAGCTCTTCTTCCGGTGGACCGACAATCGAATACCATTACGGCGTTTCATCTGCCCGAAGGCGTTTCATACCAGTCGTTGCACGATCGCCTCAAGCAGCAGGGTTATGTGATCTACGCCGGGCAAGGCAACTTAGAAAACAAGATTTTCCGTGTCGCTAATATGGGAGCGTTGACTGAGGCGCAGTTTGGCGGGTTTCTCGATGCCTTCGAACAGGCGTGCAAGGCAGCATGA